TGTCGATAGAAAGTTTAGCCGTAATCAAAGAAGCATTGATACTGCTTTTCTGAAAGAAGAAACTATAGTCACTTTTAAACCTGCCGCTTACCCAATCCTGAAAATCAGTAGTGAGTGCTATTTTTTCAATTTGTTCCGGAGAATAGCCCGATGCATAAAGCGCGCCTACAATTCCACCCATTGAAGTTCCGGTGATATAGTCAATCGGAATATGATTTTCTTCGAGTGCCTTCAATGTTCCGATATGCGCCAAACCTTTAGCCCCGCCTCCACTGAGAACTAGTCCAACCTTTTGCGCATTGGCCTGAAATGTGCAAAAACAGAGTAAACCGAGAAAGATTTTCTTTAAGCAGATCACTTTCCTAAATTACAGGTTTTCTTTTAGAAGCGCTAGTTTAACACGTAAATATTATAAGTAAGCAGCGTTGCAAAACTTACCCATAAAAAGTAAGGGATGTAAAGTAAGCCTGCGGTTTTGTCAATCTTATAGAAAACTATGCCATTCACCAGGATGGCTGCAAGCAAGAAGATCATCTCAATCAGCGCGGCACCGATCAGCTGATGGTAAAAGAATAAATATGACCAGCATAAATTCAGAATCAGCTGGATAAAGTAAAATGCGATCGTTCTTGGCAGATGTGTAATCTGTGCTCTTTTATTCCAGACCAGGTAAGCAGAAACTCCGGTCAGGATAAATAATAAAGACCATACTGGAGGAAATAGCCAGTCAGGCGGGTTAAAAGATGGCTTTTCCAGAAAAGGGTACCAGGATTTGATTGTCTTTTGCGTAATGTATCCCCCGATGGCACCAAAGGTTAACGGAATGAGCATATTGATCAGGAACGGAACAAATTTAAAGCGGCTTTCGGTGCTTGTCATGTACAAGTATTTATTTTCCTTCCGATCAATAATCATGCCCGCCAGATTTGTCTGTTTTACAAAAAAGGCTAAATTGCAATCAAAAAAACAGCATGTCAGAATATAAGCCCGTTGCAAGTTCCCAGGTTACTTTAACAGAGCTGATGATTCCTTCTTACTCGAATTTCGGAGGTAAAATACACGGAGGTATTATCCTTGGCTTAATGGACAAAGTAGCCTACGTTTGTGCTGCAAAACACGCCGATGGATACTGTATTACAGCCTCTATTGATGTGGTTGATTTCCTTGCCCCGGTAGAAGTAGGGGAGATTGTTTCTTTGATGGCTTCGGTCAACTATGTAGGAAGCAGTTCTATGATTATCGGCATCCGGGTCATTTCAGAAAATCTTAAAACCCATGTAATCAAGCATACCAATACCAGCTATTTTACGATGGTAGCTATAGGGGAGGATAATAAGCCTAAACAAGTTCCTGCATTGCTTTTGAAAAACAGAGAAGATATCAGGCGTTTCTTTCAGGCGATGAACAGGAAAGAGCTGAAGAACACTTATAAGAAAGACGAAGCTAGGTTAAAGCAAACCGCCTATGAACACCATAGCTTTATGGACGCGCTAAGCAGAGAACGTTGTAAAGTTGAACTGGAATAAAATTCCCCTGAATTTTATTCCCTGACAATGGTCACGCTGATCCCTTTGTTCTCCATTAATTTAACCAGTGCCGGTGATATACCGTCATCGGTAATGACATGTTGAATCTGATCCAGAGAACAGATCTTTCCTAAGCCTCTTTTTCCCATTTTAGAGCTGTCTGCCAGTACAACTGTAATCTGTGCAGCATTGATCATCTTTTGATTCAGTCGTGCTTCCATCAGGCTGGTTGTAGTCAGCCCGGTTTCAATATCAATTCCATCTACCCCTAAAAATAAGATGCTGCAAGACACGTCTTCTAAAATCTGTTCCGCATAAGGCCCCATTACGGAAGATGAATTTTGTCTTAACTGACCGCCAAGCTGTAAAACCTCGACATGTAAATGGTGTGATAGTTCAAGGGCAACATTTAACGCTGAAGTTACTACAGTCAGATGTTTCTCTGGATGTATAGCTCTCGCTAAGGCTAACATGGAAGTTCCTGAGGCAATAATGATAGAATCATTGTGACCAATCATATCGGCAGCTGCTTTAGCGATCTGTCTTTTTTTATCTGCATGGATCTGCTCTTTTTCCGCAACTGGTTTATCATTGGTGTAGGGGTTCGTTTTGGAACCTCCGCCATGGGTACGGAAAAGTAATTTCTTATCTTCCAGAAGCTTCAGGTCCTTACGGATAGTAACATCAGAAACTCTCATTTGTGTGCTTAGTTCCTGTACATTGACAAAACCTGTTTCCTGAAGTTTCTTTAAAATTAGCTGATGTCTTTCGGTGATACTCTTCATTCCGGTTTAGTTGTTTGGAGGTTGCGTTAACCAAAAATAAG
The Pedobacter cryoconitis DNA segment above includes these coding regions:
- a CDS encoding TspO/MBR family protein, producing the protein MTSTESRFKFVPFLINMLIPLTFGAIGGYITQKTIKSWYPFLEKPSFNPPDWLFPPVWSLLFILTGVSAYLVWNKRAQITHLPRTIAFYFIQLILNLCWSYLFFYHQLIGAALIEMIFLLAAILVNGIVFYKIDKTAGLLYIPYFLWVSFATLLTYNIYVLN
- a CDS encoding acyl-CoA thioesterase yields the protein MSEYKPVASSQVTLTELMIPSYSNFGGKIHGGIILGLMDKVAYVCAAKHADGYCITASIDVVDFLAPVEVGEIVSLMASVNYVGSSSMIIGIRVISENLKTHVIKHTNTSYFTMVAIGEDNKPKQVPALLLKNREDIRRFFQAMNRKELKNTYKKDEARLKQTAYEHHSFMDALSRERCKVELE
- a CDS encoding DeoR/GlpR family DNA-binding transcription regulator; translation: MKSITERHQLILKKLQETGFVNVQELSTQMRVSDVTIRKDLKLLEDKKLLFRTHGGGSKTNPYTNDKPVAEKEQIHADKKRQIAKAAADMIGHNDSIIIASGTSMLALARAIHPEKHLTVVTSALNVALELSHHLHVEVLQLGGQLRQNSSSVMGPYAEQILEDVSCSILFLGVDGIDIETGLTTTSLMEARLNQKMINAAQITVVLADSSKMGKRGLGKICSLDQIQHVITDDGISPALVKLMENKGISVTIVRE